In Maridesulfovibrio sp., a single genomic region encodes these proteins:
- a CDS encoding zinc-ribbon domain-containing protein, with protein sequence MITCNKCGQKNSDNSHVCQACGHKLQSNRNMLNGASGSGNGKSDMFHISLEKNTMFSKHAEAWVYAIFLMGAVIFFTYHRVYWPLYALTPSVALLAWFRKI encoded by the coding sequence ATGATAACCTGCAACAAATGCGGTCAGAAAAACAGCGACAACTCGCACGTATGCCAGGCCTGCGGGCATAAACTCCAGTCGAACAGAAACATGCTCAACGGTGCTTCCGGTTCAGGAAACGGAAAATCGGACATGTTTCATATCTCGCTGGAAAAAAACACCATGTTCTCCAAGCATGCGGAAGCCTGGGTCTACGCCATATTTCTTATGGGCGCCGTTATTTTCTTCACCTACCACAGGGTCTACTGGCCCCTCTATGCCCTTACTCCTTCGGTTGCCCTTCTTGCTTGGTTTCGGAAGATTTGA
- a CDS encoding anaerobic ribonucleoside-triphosphate reductase activating protein encodes MNNNSSGWNHLRGLEPLSLCDWPGRTSCVFFLGGCNLNCPTCHNFDMAWNMERLPIISRRDMTNFLRDRARWLDGVTITGGEPTTVPGLGEILYEIRRLSGLPVKLDSNGMLPEVVEDILQQGLADVFAIDVKGPYEKYPALSGRAVTAEAARENMEKIFALAEANPQAFYFRLTEVPILTDEDVATARSYLPDGFELTIQNYIPPRREHAHPDNEARRPVGDMVD; translated from the coding sequence ATGAATAACAATTCTTCCGGATGGAATCATCTTCGCGGCCTTGAACCCCTCAGTCTGTGCGACTGGCCGGGCAGAACAAGCTGCGTTTTTTTTCTGGGCGGCTGCAATCTGAACTGCCCCACCTGCCATAATTTCGACATGGCATGGAACATGGAACGACTGCCCATTATATCCAGAAGAGATATGACAAATTTCCTGAGGGATAGAGCACGTTGGCTTGACGGGGTCACTATTACCGGTGGCGAGCCTACTACAGTGCCCGGCCTTGGAGAAATCCTCTACGAAATCAGACGGCTTTCCGGGCTGCCTGTCAAACTGGACAGCAACGGGATGCTGCCGGAAGTGGTGGAGGACATACTCCAGCAGGGATTGGCGGATGTATTCGCCATTGATGTGAAAGGACCGTATGAAAAGTACCCCGCCTTGAGCGGGCGTGCCGTCACCGCCGAAGCTGCGCGAGAAAATATGGAAAAAATATTCGCGCTGGCCGAGGCCAACCCCCAAGCATTCTATTTTCGTCTCACCGAAGTTCCCATTCTTACGGACGAAGATGTGGCAACGGCCAGAAGTTACCTTCCGGATGGATTTGAACTGACCATCCAGAACTACATTCCTCCAAGGAGAGAGCATGCCCACCCAGATAATGAAGCGAGACGGCCGGTTGGAGACATGGTCGACTGA
- a CDS encoding ribonucleoside triphosphate reductase, with product MPTQIMKRDGRLETWSTDRIAQAIFKALSASGIKDPLMAKRMARKVEQKLDGIDIPEQEHVQNMVEEVLMDSRLHSVAKKFILYRDSRRRLRNQKDAYLDIRETIDEYLEKSDWRVAENANMTHSFQGLMLHLSGTIQARYALEKYPGEIRQAHEHGYFHIHDLSYGLAGYCAGWSLRDLLLEGFNLEGRSCAGPAKHFDAVMGQMVNFLGTLQNEWAGAQAFNNVDTYLAPFIRHDGLSYEEVRQAMQKFVFNLNTTSRWGGQSPFTNLSFDLVPPKHIAGEAVIIGGELQDSTYGEYAAEMEMINKSFIDVMLNGDYHNRIFSFPIPTYNVTEDFPWDSEIGRSLLELTAKYGVPYFQNFISSDLSPEDVRSMCCRLQMDLRELRNKVGGLFGAGDLTGSIGVVTLNLPKLAYLAQGEEDFLDLIEEYAEQAKNSLEFKRKLIQTNLDNGMFPWSRRYLKNGYKGHFSTIGLLGGHEACLNLLGKGIDTPSGIRLMTRVLNHLRDLTSRFQEETGNLYNLEATPAEGTSYRLAKIDKSLYADIKTSGNGTPYYTNSTTLPVGVSDDVILALSHQNKLQPLYTGGTVFHTFLGESTADLDALKSFIIKAFRNTKIPYLSITPTFSICKEHGYIRGEHHECPECGAESEVYTRIVGYYRPVKQWNDGKKAEYKDRQVYNTFCCS from the coding sequence ATGCCCACCCAGATAATGAAGCGAGACGGCCGGTTGGAGACATGGTCGACTGACCGTATCGCTCAGGCCATTTTCAAAGCACTCAGCGCCAGCGGAATCAAAGACCCCCTCATGGCCAAACGGATGGCCAGAAAGGTTGAACAGAAACTTGACGGCATCGATATTCCGGAACAGGAACATGTCCAGAATATGGTTGAAGAAGTGCTTATGGATTCCAGGCTGCACAGCGTAGCAAAAAAATTCATTCTCTACAGGGACAGCCGCCGCAGACTCAGAAATCAGAAAGACGCCTATCTCGACATCAGGGAAACCATTGACGAGTACCTTGAAAAAAGTGACTGGCGTGTGGCCGAAAACGCCAACATGACCCACTCATTTCAGGGACTCATGCTGCACCTTTCCGGCACCATTCAGGCACGCTATGCGCTTGAAAAGTATCCCGGCGAAATCCGGCAGGCGCACGAACACGGATATTTCCACATCCACGACCTTTCATACGGTCTTGCCGGCTATTGTGCCGGGTGGTCCCTCAGGGACCTGCTGCTCGAAGGCTTCAACCTTGAAGGACGCTCCTGCGCCGGACCGGCCAAACACTTTGATGCAGTGATGGGACAGATGGTCAATTTCCTGGGCACCCTGCAGAACGAATGGGCCGGGGCACAGGCTTTCAACAATGTGGATACCTATCTGGCTCCCTTCATAAGGCACGACGGCCTGAGCTATGAAGAAGTAAGACAGGCCATGCAGAAGTTTGTCTTCAACCTGAACACCACGTCAAGATGGGGTGGACAGAGCCCGTTCACCAACCTCTCCTTTGACCTTGTTCCGCCCAAACACATCGCCGGTGAAGCAGTCATAATCGGCGGGGAGCTTCAGGATTCCACATACGGCGAATATGCCGCCGAAATGGAGATGATCAACAAGTCCTTCATCGATGTAATGCTCAATGGAGACTACCACAACCGCATCTTCTCCTTTCCCATACCGACCTACAATGTCACGGAAGATTTTCCCTGGGATTCCGAGATTGGAAGAAGCCTGCTGGAACTTACCGCCAAGTACGGTGTTCCCTACTTCCAGAATTTCATCAGTTCCGACCTTAGTCCCGAAGACGTCCGCTCCATGTGCTGCCGCCTGCAGATGGACCTGCGCGAACTGCGCAACAAGGTCGGAGGTCTGTTCGGGGCCGGAGACCTGACCGGCTCCATCGGAGTTGTCACCCTCAACCTGCCCAAGCTCGCATATCTGGCTCAGGGGGAAGAGGATTTTCTGGACCTCATAGAAGAGTACGCAGAACAGGCCAAAAATTCTCTTGAGTTCAAACGCAAACTCATTCAGACGAACCTCGATAACGGAATGTTCCCATGGTCCAGACGGTATCTTAAAAACGGATACAAGGGACACTTCTCCACCATCGGCCTGCTGGGCGGACACGAAGCATGCTTGAACCTCCTCGGTAAGGGGATAGACACCCCCTCGGGAATAAGATTGATGACCCGCGTCCTCAATCACCTGCGGGACCTCACCTCCAGATTTCAGGAGGAAACAGGCAACCTGTACAATCTGGAAGCTACCCCGGCCGAAGGGACCAGTTACCGTCTGGCAAAAATAGACAAATCCCTCTATGCGGATATTAAGACTTCCGGTAACGGAACTCCTTATTACACCAACTCCACCACACTGCCCGTGGGCGTGTCCGATGATGTCATTCTTGCTCTCAGCCACCAGAACAAACTGCAGCCGCTTTATACAGGAGGTACGGTTTTCCATACCTTCCTCGGCGAGTCCACAGCAGATCTTGATGCGCTGAAAAGCTTCATCATCAAGGCATTCAGGAATACCAAAATTCCGTATCTGTCCATCACCCCCACATTCTCCATCTGCAAGGAACACGGATACATCCGGGGTGAACATCACGAGTGTCCGGAATGCGGTGCCGAATCCGAAGTCTACACCAGAATTGTCGGATACTACCGCCCGGTCAAACAGTGGAACGACGGCAAGAAGGCTGAATACAAAGACCGGCAAGTCTACAACACCTTCTGCTGTTCATAG
- a CDS encoding response regulator: MRILVVDDEQMVRENLVDYLEDEGLDVISVGSAEEALQLMQTEHADIAIVDMRLPVMHGNDLIIHLKKLHPDMDFIIHTGSVDYAVPPDVRDFGISSDNVLLKPVADMDLFLQKIRTLFGDKYEF; the protein is encoded by the coding sequence ATGCGCATTTTAGTTGTTGATGATGAACAGATGGTCAGGGAAAACCTTGTTGACTACCTTGAAGACGAAGGACTGGACGTAATTTCGGTGGGAAGTGCCGAGGAAGCTCTGCAGCTTATGCAGACTGAGCATGCCGACATAGCAATTGTAGATATGCGTCTGCCGGTAATGCATGGGAACGATCTGATCATCCACCTGAAAAAGCTGCACCCGGACATGGACTTCATTATCCATACAGGGTCGGTAGACTATGCTGTCCCGCCGGATGTAAGGGACTTTGGTATTTCGTCGGACAACGTACTGCTTAAACCTGTAGCCGACATGGACCTGTTCCTCCAGAAAATCAGGACACTCTTCGGAGATAAGTACGAGTTCTAG
- a CDS encoding protein-glutamate O-methyltransferase CheR — MKIGRQEFDLLRGQIYSLCGLIIPDGKEYLIEHRLQSLFQSSGCGSWQDFYKLMCCGDKAFLDEVISAVSTNETSFFRDTHPFNSIRNKILPPLVRARRSGRKIRIWCAASSTGQEPYSLAMLIHEFCRSTNGLKPDAGDFSILATDISSRVLEKATAGRFSEMELSRGLPDRFRKYFKQHHRSWVLDDEIRTLVSFRKFNLLDSFKTLGKFDFVMCRNVLIYFDDKTKIDVVHRIHSLLPEQGYLMLGGTETLAGYTDRFVAERSGPVIVYRKNE, encoded by the coding sequence GTGAAAATCGGAAGACAAGAATTCGATCTCTTGCGCGGACAGATCTACAGTCTGTGCGGATTGATAATTCCTGACGGCAAGGAGTATCTGATTGAACACCGCCTCCAGTCTCTTTTTCAGAGCAGCGGATGCGGTTCATGGCAGGATTTTTATAAATTGATGTGCTGCGGCGACAAAGCTTTTCTGGATGAAGTCATATCTGCCGTAAGCACAAACGAAACCAGTTTTTTTCGCGATACCCACCCGTTTAACTCAATCAGAAATAAAATTCTGCCGCCGCTGGTCAGGGCCCGGCGAAGCGGACGCAAGATACGCATCTGGTGCGCAGCATCCTCTACCGGGCAGGAGCCGTATTCCCTCGCCATGCTCATCCATGAGTTCTGCCGCTCCACTAACGGGCTTAAGCCGGATGCCGGTGATTTTTCAATTCTTGCCACGGATATTTCCAGCAGGGTCCTTGAAAAAGCAACTGCCGGAAGATTTTCGGAAATGGAGTTATCCAGAGGGCTGCCGGACCGTTTCAGGAAATATTTTAAGCAGCATCATCGTAGCTGGGTTCTGGATGATGAAATACGTACTCTTGTTTCTTTCAGAAAGTTCAATTTACTGGATTCATTTAAGACACTGGGTAAATTCGACTTTGTGATGTGCCGCAATGTACTGATATATTTTGATGATAAGACCAAGATAGATGTGGTGCACCGTATTCATTCACTCCTGCCGGAGCAGGGATACCTTATGCTCGGGGGCACGGAAACTCTGGCCGGGTACACGGACAGGTTTGTTGCCGAGCGGTCCGGGCCGGTTATCGTGTACAGAAAAAACGAGTAA
- a CDS encoding HDOD domain-containing protein produces the protein MADFMVNDSDLFLDSFFVARQPVFKTDLEVWGYELLFRNSAVSSAAVIGDQDAATSQVIADGFGLIQEDLGKGQRLLVNFPRNMILEDAADLLPPDVCVVEILENVDPDKKVLGALGRLKENGYVLALDDYVGQEGFEPFIELADIVKVECLGRSREELSELAARLYKYKVTLLAEKVEDSKMFEFCKELGFELFQGFFFSRPEIVPGKKISTSNLNRMRMLKAVSGEDFNVDDLSRVINSEVSISYRLLRFMNSPTFGLDQTIKSIKQAIVLIGHKKLAGWLRIILMSDMCAGPAGSELAFLSIKRAKFLELLAREKCCSCLSPESMFLLGLFSLLDVLMGRPMQELLKELPIGDELVQGLTRKNPDAALWLDLVDAFEKADWNRLGKLIEENKISALAVARNHMAAMQWANEVVLLNRME, from the coding sequence ATGGCGGATTTTATGGTCAATGATTCCGATCTCTTTCTCGATTCTTTTTTTGTGGCTCGCCAGCCGGTTTTTAAAACCGATCTGGAGGTCTGGGGTTACGAGCTTCTTTTTCGCAATTCCGCGGTCAGCAGTGCTGCTGTCATAGGTGATCAGGATGCAGCCACTTCACAGGTCATAGCCGACGGTTTCGGGCTGATTCAGGAAGACCTCGGCAAGGGGCAGAGGCTGCTGGTCAATTTCCCGCGCAATATGATTCTGGAGGATGCTGCCGATCTGTTGCCGCCCGATGTCTGCGTGGTTGAAATACTTGAAAATGTAGATCCCGATAAGAAAGTTCTCGGAGCCCTTGGTCGGCTTAAGGAAAACGGATATGTGCTCGCGCTTGACGACTATGTCGGACAGGAAGGGTTTGAGCCTTTTATAGAACTGGCGGACATCGTGAAGGTTGAATGTCTGGGCAGGTCCAGGGAGGAACTGTCTGAACTTGCTGCGCGGCTCTACAAGTACAAAGTGACCTTGCTTGCTGAGAAAGTTGAAGACAGTAAAATGTTCGAGTTCTGCAAGGAACTCGGTTTTGAACTCTTTCAGGGCTTTTTTTTCAGCCGTCCGGAAATTGTGCCCGGCAAGAAGATTTCCACAAGCAACCTCAACAGAATGAGAATGCTCAAGGCGGTCAGCGGAGAAGACTTTAATGTTGACGACCTGAGCCGCGTCATCAATTCGGAAGTCTCAATCAGCTACCGACTGCTTCGGTTCATGAATTCGCCTACCTTCGGGCTGGATCAGACAATCAAATCAATAAAGCAGGCCATTGTCCTTATCGGACACAAGAAACTTGCAGGGTGGCTCAGGATCATCCTGATGTCGGATATGTGTGCCGGACCTGCTGGAAGTGAACTCGCCTTTTTATCAATTAAACGCGCCAAGTTTCTGGAACTTCTTGCCCGCGAGAAGTGCTGCTCCTGTCTTTCGCCGGAATCCATGTTCCTGTTGGGACTTTTTTCATTGCTTGATGTCCTCATGGGGAGGCCGATGCAAGAGTTGCTGAAGGAGTTGCCCATAGGGGATGAACTGGTTCAGGGATTGACCCGGAAGAATCCGGATGCCGCGCTCTGGCTGGATTTGGTAGATGCCTTTGAAAAAGCGGACTGGAACAGACTGGGCAAGCTGATTGAGGAAAATAAAATTTCGGCACTGGCTGTTGCCCGTAATCATATGGCGGCCATGCAGTGGGCCAATGAAGTTGTTCTTTTGAACAGGATGGAGTGA
- the argC gene encoding N-acetyl-gamma-glutamyl-phosphate reductase, with amino-acid sequence MSTIPVGLVGVTGYTGMELARILSNHPSMKLVRVTSRAEAGKTLADIYPFLYGMELGALEITAPDVDDLEKNCRLVFLAVPHKTAMNIGGELYDRGVKVVDLSADFRIRDRETYEEWYKVDHTREDLLTKAVYGLPEFYRDKVREASLVANPGCYPTSAIVGLTPALAEGLIETDDIVIDSKSGASGAGRGAKVGSLFCEVADSFRAYGLTTHRHTPEIEQELSVAAGKDLTVSFNTHLLPIDRGILSTIYTKMKNGVTAEDVRSTYEKAYAAEQMIRVLPEGVLPETRWVRGTMFCDVGLVPDPRTGRLIILAAIDNLCRGASGQAVANANLMLGLDETEGLRMAPMMP; translated from the coding sequence ATGAGTACAATACCTGTAGGACTTGTCGGTGTTACCGGATATACCGGGATGGAACTTGCCAGAATACTGAGCAATCATCCGAGCATGAAGCTGGTGCGGGTTACATCGCGCGCCGAGGCCGGTAAGACATTGGCAGATATTTATCCGTTTCTTTACGGCATGGAGCTTGGTGCGCTTGAAATCACCGCTCCGGATGTCGATGATCTGGAAAAGAACTGCAGGTTGGTTTTTCTTGCCGTGCCGCATAAGACCGCTATGAATATCGGCGGAGAGCTTTATGACCGTGGCGTCAAGGTCGTCGATCTCAGTGCCGATTTCAGGATAAGGGATCGCGAGACCTATGAAGAATGGTACAAGGTTGACCATACTCGTGAGGATCTGCTCACAAAGGCTGTATACGGTCTGCCTGAATTTTATCGCGACAAGGTCAGGGAAGCCTCGCTTGTTGCCAACCCCGGATGCTATCCGACTTCTGCCATTGTGGGACTTACCCCGGCTCTTGCCGAAGGGCTGATTGAAACCGATGATATTGTCATTGATTCCAAATCCGGTGCCAGCGGTGCGGGTAGGGGGGCCAAGGTAGGTTCCCTGTTCTGCGAGGTTGCCGATTCCTTTCGTGCTTATGGTCTCACGACTCACCGCCATACTCCTGAGATTGAACAGGAACTTTCTGTTGCTGCCGGTAAGGATCTCACTGTCTCTTTCAATACCCACCTGCTGCCCATTGATCGCGGTATCCTCTCAACCATCTACACCAAAATGAAAAATGGTGTCACCGCAGAGGATGTCCGCAGCACTTATGAAAAAGCATACGCCGCTGAGCAGATGATCCGGGTGCTGCCCGAGGGCGTCCTCCCTGAAACCCGCTGGGTGCGCGGAACAATGTTCTGCGATGTCGGACTGGTTCCTGATCCCAGGACCGGACGGCTGATAATTCTTGCTGCCATCGACAACCTCTGCCGCGGGGCTTCCGGGCAGGCGGTTGCAAATGCCAACCTTATGCTCGGACTTGATGAAACAGAAGGTTTGCGTATGGCTCCCATGATGCCATGA
- a CDS encoding DUF1844 domain-containing protein — MSDDKKCGCGCGNEYTKDMPLPEINFSTFIMSLSSSAMVHLGEIADPSTGKVEYSPMLAKHSIDVLALLQDKIKNGMSADEEKLLCELLCNLRMKYVQKVKNR; from the coding sequence ATGTCTGACGATAAAAAATGCGGATGCGGATGCGGGAATGAATACACCAAGGATATGCCGCTTCCGGAAATCAATTTTTCCACGTTCATTATGTCACTCAGTTCTTCCGCCATGGTGCATCTGGGGGAGATAGCCGATCCTTCAACCGGCAAAGTCGAATATTCGCCGATGCTTGCCAAGCATTCCATTGATGTTCTCGCCTTGCTGCAGGACAAGATAAAAAATGGTATGAGCGCGGATGAAGAAAAACTTCTGTGCGAACTTCTCTGCAATCTTCGTATGAAATATGTGCAGAAGGTCAAGAACCGATAG